The Devosia sp. YIM 151766 genome includes a region encoding these proteins:
- a CDS encoding serine hydroxymethyltransferase, producing the protein MTKGAVLFEFVQIGQQMRVAAIDEATGTEVIVIAPVNAARSHMQRLALAKLQRKLNRPAPPSPPGPKYA; encoded by the coding sequence ATGACCAAAGGCGCAGTCCTGTTCGAATTCGTCCAGATCGGCCAACAGATGCGCGTCGCCGCCATCGATGAGGCGACTGGCACCGAAGTCATCGTCATCGCCCCCGTCAACGCCGCCCGCAGCCATATGCAGCGGCTCGCCCTCGCCAAGCTTCAGCGCAAGCTCAACCGCCCCGCGCCCCCCTCGCCGCCAGGCCCGAAATACGCCTGA
- the glyA gene encoding serine hydroxymethyltransferase: MSAATSPSLFPQFFSNSLAQTDPEIAEAIDLELGRQQHEIELIASENIVSRAVLEAQGSIMTNKYAEGYPGKRYYGGCQYVDIAENLAIERAKQLFGAGFANVQPNSGSQMNQAVFLALLQPGDTFMGLDLNSGGHLTHGSPVNMSGKWFNVVSYGVRQDDHLLDMDEVERLAQEHKPKLILAGGTAYSRLWDWKRFREIADSIGAYLMVDMAHIAGLVAGGVHPSPVPHAHVTTTTTHKSLRGPRGGMILTNDEAIAKKINSAVFPGLQGGPLMHVIAAKAVAFKEALQPEFKAYARQVVDNARALAETLKSQGLAVISGGTDNHLMLVDLRPKNATGKRAEQGLGRAFITCNKNGIPFDPEKPFVTSGIRLGTPAGTTRGFGVAEFQEIGALIVEVLDGLREANSDEGNAVVEAAVREKVKALTARFPIYG, encoded by the coding sequence ATGAGCGCCGCAACCTCCCCCTCGCTCTTTCCGCAATTTTTCTCCAATTCCCTTGCCCAGACCGATCCCGAGATCGCCGAGGCCATCGACCTCGAACTCGGCCGCCAGCAGCATGAAATCGAGCTGATCGCCTCGGAGAACATCGTCTCCCGCGCCGTCTTGGAAGCGCAGGGCTCGATCATGACCAACAAATATGCCGAGGGTTATCCGGGCAAGCGCTATTATGGCGGCTGCCAATATGTGGACATTGCCGAAAACCTCGCCATCGAACGCGCCAAGCAGCTTTTCGGCGCCGGTTTCGCCAATGTGCAGCCCAATTCCGGCTCGCAGATGAACCAGGCCGTTTTCCTGGCGCTGCTCCAGCCCGGCGACACCTTCATGGGGCTCGATCTCAATTCCGGCGGTCACCTGACCCACGGCTCGCCAGTCAACATGTCCGGCAAGTGGTTCAATGTCGTCTCCTATGGCGTTCGCCAGGACGATCACCTGCTCGATATGGACGAGGTCGAGCGCCTGGCGCAGGAGCACAAGCCCAAGCTGATCCTGGCCGGGGGAACGGCCTATTCCCGCCTGTGGGACTGGAAGCGCTTCCGCGAGATCGCCGATTCCATCGGCGCCTATCTCATGGTCGACATGGCCCATATTGCCGGCCTGGTCGCTGGCGGCGTACATCCCTCGCCGGTGCCCCACGCCCATGTCACCACCACCACCACCCATAAAAGCCTGCGCGGCCCCCGCGGCGGCATGATCCTCACCAATGACGAGGCCATCGCCAAGAAGATCAATTCGGCGGTTTTCCCCGGTCTCCAGGGCGGCCCGCTCATGCATGTCATCGCCGCCAAGGCCGTGGCCTTCAAGGAAGCCTTGCAGCCCGAGTTCAAGGCCTATGCCCGCCAGGTCGTCGACAATGCCCGCGCCCTGGCTGAAACCCTCAAATCGCAGGGTCTCGCCGTTATCTCGGGCGGCACCGACAACCATTTGATGCTGGTCGACCTCCGCCCCAAAAACGCCACCGGCAAGCGCGCCGAGCAGGGCCTGGGCCGCGCCTTCATCACCTGTAACAAGAACGGCATTCCCTTCGATCCGGAAAAGCCCTTCGTCACCTCCGGCATTCGCCTCGGCACCCCCGCCGGCACCACGCGCGGCTTCGGCGTCGCCGAATTCCAGGAGATCGGTGCGCTGATCGTGGAAGTGCTGGACGGCCTGCGCGAGGCCAATTCCGACGAAGGTAACGCTGTGGTTGAAGCCGCCGTGCGCGAAAAGGTGAAGGCGCTGACCGCGCGCTTCCCCATCTATGGGTGA
- the nrdR gene encoding transcriptional regulator NrdR — protein sequence MRCPYCGNDDTQVKDSRPTEDSGAIRRRRVCNACGGRFTTFERVQLRDLTVVKKTGRKVPFDREKLARSVNTALRKRSVDPERVERMISGIVRQLESLGDVEVTSDQIGEYVMEGLKGLDDVAFVRFASVYKNFSAADDFRSFLAELAEDQRDIKGEDD from the coding sequence ATGCGCTGCCCCTATTGCGGCAATGACGACACCCAGGTGAAGGATAGCCGCCCGACCGAAGATTCGGGCGCTATCCGCCGCCGCCGCGTGTGCAATGCCTGCGGCGGCCGTTTCACCACTTTCGAGCGTGTGCAATTGCGCGACCTCACCGTGGTGAAAAAGACCGGTCGCAAGGTCCCCTTCGATCGGGAAAAGCTGGCCCGCTCGGTCAATACCGCCTTGCGCAAGCGTTCGGTCGATCCCGAACGCGTCGAGCGCATGATTTCCGGCATTGTCAGGCAGTTGGAAAGCCTGGGAGACGTGGAAGTCACCTCCGACCAGATCGGCGAATATGTCATGGAAGGGCTCAAGGGGCTCGATGACGTCGCCTTCGTCCGTTTTGCCAGCGTTTACAAGAACTTCTCCGCCGCCGACGATTTTCGTTCCTTCCTCGCCGAACTGGCGGAGGATCAGCGGGACATAAAGGGCGAGGACGATTGA
- the ribH gene encoding 6,7-dimethyl-8-ribityllumazine synthase: protein MDSYGVRFPVPEGAGRGLHFLIVEGRAYPDIADEMKRGAIAALETAGASHEIIAVPGAMEVPVAIAMALETDNYDGFVALGCVIRGQTNHYVGVASQSIRALAELAVVDALPLGIGILTVDNEAQALIRANVNGQDRGGDAARAALVLAGIKAKLT, encoded by the coding sequence ATGGATTCCTACGGTGTGCGTTTCCCGGTGCCCGAGGGCGCGGGCAGGGGGCTGCATTTCCTCATTGTCGAGGGCAGGGCCTATCCCGATATCGCCGATGAGATGAAGCGTGGCGCCATCGCCGCGCTCGAAACCGCCGGCGCCAGTCATGAAATCATCGCCGTGCCGGGCGCGATGGAAGTGCCCGTCGCCATCGCCATGGCGCTCGAAACCGACAATTATGACGGTTTCGTCGCCCTGGGCTGCGTCATTCGCGGCCAGACCAACCATTATGTCGGCGTCGCCAGCCAAAGCATCCGCGCTTTGGCGGAACTGGCCGTGGTCGATGCGCTGCCCCTCGGCATCGGCATTCTCACCGTCGACAACGAGGCCCAGGCATTGATCCGGGCCAATGTAAACGGGCAGGACCGGGGAGGAGACGCCGCGCGCGCCGCCCTTGTCCTGGCCGGCATAAAAGCGAAGCTCACTTGA
- the nusB gene encoding transcription antitermination factor NusB: MTEYPKRDTITPRAANQRGAARLAAVQALYQMDVGRASLEDTLAQFGAFHLGREIEGEQYLPADADFFRQIVTGVAKHQLQIDPSVDKALAEGWPIERVDATLRAILRAAAFELLRRKDIPARVVISEYVDVARAFYEDDASGLVNGALDAIARSAGIDLA, translated from the coding sequence ATGACTGAATATCCGAAACGCGACACCATCACTCCCCGCGCCGCCAATCAGCGCGGCGCCGCGCGCCTCGCCGCCGTGCAGGCGCTCTATCAGATGGATGTGGGCCGCGCTTCCCTCGAAGACACGCTGGCCCAGTTCGGTGCCTTCCATCTCGGCCGCGAGATCGAGGGCGAGCAATATCTGCCCGCCGACGCCGATTTCTTCCGCCAGATCGTCACCGGCGTCGCCAAGCACCAATTGCAGATCGATCCTTCCGTCGACAAGGCCCTGGCCGAAGGCTGGCCCATCGAGCGCGTCGATGCCACGCTCCGCGCTATCCTGCGCGCCGCCGCCTTCGAATTGCTGCGCCGCAAGGACATCCCCGCCCGGGTCGTCATCTCCGAATATGTCGACGTCGCCCGCGCCTTCTACGAAGACGACGCCTCCGGCCTCGTCAACGGCGCCCTCGACGCCATCGCCCGCAGCGCTGGTATCGACCTGGCCTGA
- the bamE gene encoding outer membrane protein assembly factor BamE gives MPLRLAKASVAAAVLAIALAGCTSSTSLVSKRTQGYEIPASALQQIRPGQSQQLVQMVLGSPQSTNTFGDQTAWYYVETKVNQTAFGLTMIQERTVLAVYFDKNKKVTERAVYSLEDGRPINVETRRTPSFGQDKTFIESILESF, from the coding sequence TCCGTCGCCGCTGCTGTCCTGGCAATTGCGCTCGCCGGCTGCACCAGCAGCACGTCGCTCGTCTCCAAGCGCACCCAGGGCTATGAAATTCCCGCATCCGCCTTGCAGCAGATCCGCCCCGGCCAGAGCCAGCAATTGGTGCAGATGGTGCTCGGCTCGCCGCAATCGACCAATACGTTCGGCGACCAGACCGCCTGGTATTACGTCGAGACCAAGGTGAACCAGACGGCGTTCGGCCTGACCATGATCCAGGAACGCACGGTGCTGGCAGTGTATTTCGACAAGAACAAAAAGGTGACCGAGCGGGCGGTCTATTCGCTCGAGGACGGCCGCCCGATCAATGTCGAAACGCGCCGCACGCCATCCTTCGGCCAGGACAAGACCTTCATCGAGTCGATCCTCGAATCGTTCTGA